The following are encoded together in the Brassica napus cultivar Da-Ae chromosome A9, Da-Ae, whole genome shotgun sequence genome:
- the LOC125578589 gene encoding trihelix transcription factor GT-1-like isoform X3, which translates to MFVSDKPRPIDFYKDDNTTTARDNMIIDVPTNTPGRDLHPHHNHHHHHLQPQQILLGESSGEDHEVKAPKKRAETWVQDETRSLIMFRRGMDGLFNTSKSNKHLWEQISAKMREKGFDRSPTMCTDKWRNLLKEFKKAKHHDRGNRSAKMSYYKEIEEILRERSKKVTATGQYSKSSNATPTAKVDSFMQFTDKANGRPALNLERRLDHDGHPLAIATVDAVAANGVPPWNWRETPGNGGDSHGQPFGGRVITVKFGDYTRRIGVDGSTEAIKDTIRSAFGLRTRRAFWLEDEDQVVRCLDRDMPLGNYLLHVDDGLAIRVCHYDESNQLPVHTEEKVFYTEEDYRDFLARRGWTCLQFDGFRNIENMDDLQPGAVYRGVR; encoded by the exons ATGTTCGTTTCCGACAAGCCTCGTCCTATCGATTTCTACAAAGACGATAACACCACCACCGCACGCGACAACATGATCATCGACGTCCCCACCAACACACCAGGAAGAGATCTACATCCCCACCACAACCATCATCACCACCATCTCCAGCCGCAACAGATTCTCCTCGGAGAAAGCAGCGGCGAGGACCACGAAGTGAAAGCCCCCAAGAAACGAGCGGAGACATGGGTCCAAGACGAGACTCGCTCCCTGATCATGTTCCGCCGAGGCATGGACGGACTCTTCAACACCTCTAAGTCCAACAAGCACCTCTGGGAGCAGATCTCCGCCAAGATGCGGGAGAAAGGCTTCGATCGGTCTCCGACCATGTGCACCGACAAGTGGAGGAATCTGTTGAAGGAGTTCAAGAAGGCCAAGCATCATGACAGAGGGAATAGATCGGCGAAGATGTCGTATTACAAGGAGATTGAAGAGATTCTTAGGGAGAGGAGCAAGAAAGTGACGGCGACGGGGCAGTACAGCAAGAGCTCTAATGCAACGCCCACTGCTAAAGTTGATTCCTTTATGCAATTTACTGATAAAG cTAATGGAAGGCCAGCGTTAAACCTTGAAAGGCGTCTTGATCATGATGGTCATCCTCTTGCGATCGCTACAGTTGATGCTGTTGCAGCAAATGGAGTTCCTCCTTGGAATTGGAGAGAGACTCCTGGAAACG GTGGGGATTCTCATGGTCAGCCTTTTGGTGGGAGGGTCATAACTGTTAAATTTGGCGACTATACAAGAAGAATCGGCGTTGATGGTAGCACTGAAGCAATCAAAGACACTATCAGATCCGCTTTTGGGTTAAGAACACGACGGGCTTTTTGGTTAGAGGATGAAGACCAGGTTGTTCGTTGTCTTGATCGAGACATGCCCTTAGGGAACTATCTACTTCATGTGGATGATG GACTAGCTATTAGAGTTTGCCATTATGATGAATCCAACCAGTTACCAGTCCATACAGAAGAGAAAGTCTTCTACACGGAAGAAGACTACCGTGATTTTCTAGCTAGACGGGGATGGACATGTCTGCAGTTTGATGGTTTTAGGAACATAGAAAACATGGATGATCTTCAACCAGGTGCTGTGTACAGAGGAGTGAGATGA
- the LOC125578589 gene encoding trihelix transcription factor GT-1-like isoform X2 — translation MFVSDKPRPIDFYKDDNTTTARDNMIIDVPTNTPGRDLHPHHNHHHHHLQPQQILLGESSGEDHEVKAPKKRAETWVQDETRSLIMFRRGMDGLFNTSKSNKHLWEQISAKMREKGFDRSPTMCTDKWRNLLKEFKKAKHHDRGNRSAKMSYYKEIEEILRERSKKVTATGQYSKSSNATPTAKVDSFMQFTDKGFDDPSISFGSVEANGRPALNLERRLDHDGHPLAIATVDAVAANGVPPWNWRETPGNGGDSHGQPFGGRVITVKFGDYTRRIGVDGSTEAIKDTIRSAFGLRTRRAFWLEDEDQVVRCLDRDMPLGNYLLHVDDGLAIRVCHYDESNQLPVHTEEKVFYTEEDYRDFLARRGWTCLQFDGFRNIENMDDLQPGAVYRGVR, via the exons ATGTTCGTTTCCGACAAGCCTCGTCCTATCGATTTCTACAAAGACGATAACACCACCACCGCACGCGACAACATGATCATCGACGTCCCCACCAACACACCAGGAAGAGATCTACATCCCCACCACAACCATCATCACCACCATCTCCAGCCGCAACAGATTCTCCTCGGAGAAAGCAGCGGCGAGGACCACGAAGTGAAAGCCCCCAAGAAACGAGCGGAGACATGGGTCCAAGACGAGACTCGCTCCCTGATCATGTTCCGCCGAGGCATGGACGGACTCTTCAACACCTCTAAGTCCAACAAGCACCTCTGGGAGCAGATCTCCGCCAAGATGCGGGAGAAAGGCTTCGATCGGTCTCCGACCATGTGCACCGACAAGTGGAGGAATCTGTTGAAGGAGTTCAAGAAGGCCAAGCATCATGACAGAGGGAATAGATCGGCGAAGATGTCGTATTACAAGGAGATTGAAGAGATTCTTAGGGAGAGGAGCAAGAAAGTGACGGCGACGGGGCAGTACAGCAAGAGCTCTAATGCAACGCCCACTGCTAAAGTTGATTCCTTTATGCAATTTACTGATAAAG GTTTTGATGATCCGAGCATCTCTTTTGGATCTGTTGAAG cTAATGGAAGGCCAGCGTTAAACCTTGAAAGGCGTCTTGATCATGATGGTCATCCTCTTGCGATCGCTACAGTTGATGCTGTTGCAGCAAATGGAGTTCCTCCTTGGAATTGGAGAGAGACTCCTGGAAACG GTGGGGATTCTCATGGTCAGCCTTTTGGTGGGAGGGTCATAACTGTTAAATTTGGCGACTATACAAGAAGAATCGGCGTTGATGGTAGCACTGAAGCAATCAAAGACACTATCAGATCCGCTTTTGGGTTAAGAACACGACGGGCTTTTTGGTTAGAGGATGAAGACCAGGTTGTTCGTTGTCTTGATCGAGACATGCCCTTAGGGAACTATCTACTTCATGTGGATGATG GACTAGCTATTAGAGTTTGCCATTATGATGAATCCAACCAGTTACCAGTCCATACAGAAGAGAAAGTCTTCTACACGGAAGAAGACTACCGTGATTTTCTAGCTAGACGGGGATGGACATGTCTGCAGTTTGATGGTTTTAGGAACATAGAAAACATGGATGATCTTCAACCAGGTGCTGTGTACAGAGGAGTGAGATGA
- the LOC106416336 gene encoding uncharacterized protein LOC106416336, whose translation MYVTRRLSEYQSNRSELKQPASEGPNSGVLVIQDEESRPTCCFGSCYESALKGLPFPQNAKLTMKYTITVIKDLPMVFSDRVIFIPVLDQPLSSNRYYVIKRSGKHSGEASANAKKEDRVPCCFCFTRLPEAKPQQANPYDVCQQFEIHQSKSWDRGYFATSVAPGGKPPKFLKRKGWSVEYSTSQDYGLRDDAKGIQAQLRSELPSDLNTNVLVGKWYVPFIFVKEGNVKVQLKSSTYYNMTLHQKWEEVYSCENADKENREVVVNMEVEPEVVKIEGQGIEKETIRVDENGVVWFGVANKSVALRSVVTARMKWEEERFGWKSRAVVKRSDKFDGSGSNWKSYKCYVLVESFVLRRMDETVVLTFEFKHADKLKSKWES comes from the exons ATGTATGTTACTAGGCGTTTGTCGGAATATCAAAGTAACAGATCGGAGTTGAAGCAGCCAGCGTCTGAAGGTCCAAACTCCGGTGTACTTGTAATTCAAGATGAAGAGTCAAGGCCAACGTGTTGTTTCGGATCTTGCTACGAGTCTGCACTCAAAGGCTTACCGTTTCCACAGAACGCAAAGCTGACTATGAAATACACCATCACAGTCATTAAAGACCTGCCCATGGTTTTTAGCGATCGTGTCATTTTCATTCCGGTTCTTGACCAGCCGTTGTCTTCTAATCGTTACTACGTTATTAAAAGAAGCGGGAAACACTCAGG AGAAGCTTCTGCTAATGCGAAAAAGGAAGACAGAGTCCCCTGCTGCTTTTGTTTCACCCGTCTTCCTGAAGCTAAACCACAACAAGCAAATCCTTATGACGTATGCCAACAATTTGAGATCCATCAATCAAAATCTTGGGATCGAGGTTACTTTGCAACATCGGTTGCTCCTGGCGGAAAACCACCAAAGTTCCTTAAGAGAAAAGGTTGGAGCGTAGAGTACTCGACATCCCAAGACTATGGTCTGAGAGATGATGCAAAAGGGATTCAAGCTCAGCTTCGTTCCGAGCTTCCTAGTGATCTGAATACAAACGTTTTGGTAGGGAAATGGTATGTACCTTTTATATTCGTAAAGGAAGGAAACGTAAAGGTTCAGCTTAAGAGCTCAACTTATTACAACATGACTCTTCACCAAAAATGGGAGGAGGTTTACTCTTGCGAAAACGCTGACAAAGAAAACCGTGAGGTTGTAGTCAATATGGAAGTTGAGCCAGAAGTTGTGAAGATTGAGGGACAAGGTATCGAAAAAGAGACAATAAGGGTGGATGAAAATGGGGTTGTTTGGTTTGGGGTTGCAAACAAGAGTGTTGCTTTGAGGTCTGTTGTCACTGCGAGGATGAAATGGGAAGAGGAGAGGTTCGGGTGGAAGAGCAGAGCCGTGGTTAAAAGATCAGACAAATTTGATGGAAGCGGTTCAAACTGGAAGAGCTACAAATGTTATGTGTTGGTGGAGAGCTTTGTCTTGAGGAGGATGGATGAAACTGTGGTCTTGACATTTGAGTTTAAGCATGCTGATAAGTTGAAGAGCAAGTGGGAATCATGA
- the LOC106434792 gene encoding glyceraldehyde-3-phosphate dehydrogenase, cytosolic-like, translated as MADKKIKIGINGFGRIGRLVARVILQRNDVELVAVNDPFITTEYMTYMFKYDSVHGQWKHNELKLKDEKTLLFGEKPVTVFGIRNPEDIPWGEAGADFVVESTGVFTDKDKAAAHLKGGAKKVVISAPSKDAPMFVVGVNEHEYKSDLDIVSNASCTTNCLAPLAKVINDRFGIVEGLMTTVHSITATQKTVDGPSMKDWRGGRAASFNIIPSSTGAAKAVGKVLPQLNGKLTGMSFRVPTVDVSVVDLTVRLEKAATYDDIKKAIKEESEGKLKGILGYTEDDVVSTDFVGDSRSSIFDAKAGIALSDNFVKLVSWYDNEWGYSTRVVDLIIHMSKA; from the exons ATGG CTGACAAGAAGATTAAGATCGGAATCAACG GTTTCGGAAGAATCGGGCGTTTGGTGGCGAGAGTGATCCTTCAGAGGAACGATGTTGAGCTCGTCGCTGTTAACGATCCCTTCATCACCACCGAGTACATG ACGTACATGTTTAAGTATGACAGTGTTCACGGGCAGTGGAAGCACAATGAACTCAAGTTGAAGGATGAGAAGACCCTTCTCTTTGGTGAGAAGCCAGTCACTGTTTTTGGCATCAG GAACCCTGAGGATATCCCGTGGGGTGAGGCTGGAGCTGACTTTGTTGTTGAGTCTACTGGTGTCTTCACCGACAAGGACAAGGCTGCTGCTCACTTGAAG GGTGGTGCCAAGAAGGTTGTTATCTCTGCCCCAAGCAAAGACGCTCCCATGTTTGTTGTTGGTGTCAACGAGCACGAGTACAAGTCCGACCTTGACATTGTCTCCAACGCTAGTTGCACCACTAACTGCCTTGCTCCCCTTGCCAAG GTTATCAACGACAGGTTTGGAATTGTTGAGGGTCTTATGACCACCGTCCACTCTATCACTG CTACTCAGAAGACAGTTGATGGTCCATCAATGAAGGACTGGAGAGGTGGAAGAGCCGCTTCCTTCAACATCATCCCCAGCAGCACCGGAGCTGCCAAGGCTGTCGGAAAAGTGCTTCCACAGCTCAACGGAAAGTTGACAGGAATGTCCTTCCGTGTTCCCACCGTTGATGTCTCAGTTGTTGACCTCACGGTTAGACTCGAGAAAGCCGCAACCTACGACGATATCAAGAAGGCTATCAA GGAGGAATCTGAGGGAAAGCTAAAGGGAATCCTTGGTTACACAGAGGATGATGTTGTCTCAACTGACTTCGTTGGTGACAGCAGGTCGAGCATTTTTGACGCAAAGGCTGGAATCGCATTGAGTGACAACTTCGTGAAACTTGTGTCGTGGTACGACAACGAATGGGGTTACAGTACCCGTGTGGTCGACTTGATCATCCACATGTCCAAAGCCTAA
- the LOC106434772 gene encoding uncharacterized protein LOC106434772, with product MYVTRRLSEYQRNRSEIKQPLPEGPNSGVLIIQDEESKPTCCFGSCYGSELKGLPFPQNAKLTVNYIIAANNTTIVYQDPVVFIPVLDQPLSSNRYYAIKRSGKHSGEASANAKEEDRVPCCFCFSRVPEAKPQQADPYDIYQQFEIHQRKSLSRYYFATSVAPDGVPPEFLKRKGWTVEYSTSEDYGLRDDAKGINAKLRSELPSDLNISVAVGNWYVPFIFVKDGDAKDQLKSSTYYRMTLYQKWEEVYSCESAYKENREVLVNVEVEPEVVKLEGQVIGKETIRVDENGVVWFGFANKSVGLRSVVTERMKWEEERFGWKSRAVAERRDRFDGGGSSWKSYKCYVLVESFVLRRMDESVVLTFEFKHADRLKTKWES from the exons ATGTATGTTACAAGGCGTTTGTCGGAATATCAAAGAAACAGATCGGAGATAAAGCAACCATTGCCGGAAGGTCCGAACTCCGGTGTACTTATAATTCAAGATGAAGAGTCAAAGCCAACTTGTTGCTTCGGATCTTGCTACGGGTCTGAACTCAAAGGCTTACCGTTCCCACAGAACGCAAAGCTGACTGTGAACTACATCATCGCAGCTAATAACACGACCATCGTTTATCAGGATCCTGTCGTTTTCATTCCGGTTCTTGACCAGCCGTTGTCTTCTAACCGTTACTACGCCATTAAAAGAAGCGGGAAACACTCAGG AGAAGCTTCGGCTAATGCGAAAGAGGAAGACAGAGTCCCCTGCTGCTTCTGCTTCAGCCGTGTTCCCGAAGCTAAACCACAACAAGCAGATCCTTATGACATATACCAACAATTCGAGATCCATCAACGAAAATCTTTGTCTCGATACTACTTTGCAACATCCGTTGCTCCCGACGGTGTACCACCAGAGTTCCTTAAGAGAAAAGGTTGGACAGTTGAGTACTCGACATCCGAAGACTATGGTCTGAGAGATGATGCAAAAGGGATTAACGCTAAGCTTCGTTCCGAGCTTCCTAGTGATCTGAACATAAGCGTTGCGGTGGGGAACTGGTACGTACCTTTCATATTCGTGAAGGATGGAGACGCAAAGGATCAGCTTAAGAGCTCAACTTATTACAGAATGACTCTTTACCAAAAATGGGAGGAGGTTTACTCTTGTGAAAGCGCTTACAAAGAAAACCGCGAGGTTTTGGTAAATGTGGAAGTTGAGCCAGAAGTTGTGAAGCTTGAGGGACAAGTTATCGGAAAAGAGACAATAAGGGTGGATGAAAATGGGGttgtttggtttgggtttgcaAACAAGAGTGTTGGTTTGAGGTCTGTTGTCACTGAGAGGATGAAATGGGAAGAGGAGAGGTTCGGGTGGAAGAGCAGAGCCGTGGCTGAAAGAAGAGACAGATTTGATGGAGGCGGTTCGAGTTGGAAGAGCTATAAATGTTATGTGTTGGTGGAGAGCTTTGTCTTGAGGAGGATGGATGAAAGTGTGGTCTTGACATTTGAGTTTAAGCATGCTGATAGGTTGAAAACCAAGTGGGAATCATGA
- the LOC106438790 gene encoding uncharacterized protein LOC106438790, producing the protein MAMKRNGKSPASSESDESVMFFRDVSLGPHETRLRFRLIHFWEAQNPVKKTLIGLEMLLIDEQGTVIQGFIPPGRIKKYLPEMKRGSVYELINFYGSKNKPMYRVADHIATVSFAWNSELSVLHDIPIPFDEDRFRMHSYEDFEANCDLKGDLYDVLGHMKLVDGQALTERPTIDEAKLATTRHIMVHVQSHEGPVMKLYLWDQAATDFCKKFKSYENTPTVLLVTAVNTKRLGGNLALSSMSPTRVFMDYDVQPTIDYFAWLSSNPEIAKQVSAEVVTKRETMTISDIFSYMTLESAKDAFFECTATIDDVVHGSAWYYIACTGCHSKATKGANSLICTNPRCVKDTTAGVAQYRAKISVYDSSEQGFFVLLGDAGFQLTGRHASELVSSYFEANKDKGPDHEVPVPEALISIVGQTHKFCVKVTDHNFSGNTRAITVTKILPPETSSPTKGSVDNAIAATSMEAVQTGSEVCGPSKSRGDSADEESKRTFDSVDPEKVKRARCEK; encoded by the exons ATGGCGATGAAACGAAATGGAAAGTCTCCTGCGTCTTCCGAGTCTGACGAATCagtgatgttcttcagagatgtCTCTCTCGGTCCCCATGAAACCCGGTTGCGATTCCGACTCATCCATTTCTGGGAGGCTCAGAACCCGGTGAAGAAGACCCTTATTGGTCTGGAAATGCTTCTCATCGACGAGCAG GGAACTGTCATTCAAGGATTCATCCCACCAGGTCGTATTAAGAAATACCTGCCTGAGATGAAGCGAGGTTCAGTTTACGAACTCATCAACTTCTACGGATCGAAGAACAAACCGATGTATCGGGTTGCTGATCATATCGCAACCGTGTCCTTCGCATGGAACTCTGAGTTGTCGGTTCTTCACGACATTCCAATCCCTTTTGATGAAGACCGTTTCAGGATGCATTCGTATGAGGATTTTGAGGCCAACTGTGATCTCAAAGGTGACCTCTACG ATGTTCTTGGCCACATGAAGCTGGTTGATGGACAGGCTCTTACCGAGCGTCCCACCATTGATGAAGCGAAGCTCGCTACCACTCGGCACATTATGGTTCACGTGCAATCACATGA AGGACCTGTTATGAAGCTTTACCTCTGGGACCAGGCAGCAACGGACTTCTGCAAGAAGTTTAAGTCCTATGAAAACACTCCCACAGTTCTTTTGGTCACAGCTGTTAACACTAAACGTCTCGGAG GTAACCTGGCACTGAGTTCTATGTCTCCCACACGGGTTTTCATGGACTATGATGTGCAACCAACAATTGATTACTTCGCGTG GCTCTCCTCGAACCCAGAGATTGCTAAGCAGGTTAGTGCAGAGGTGGTCACTAAGCGGGAGACGATGACCATATCTGACATCTTCTCCTACATGACTCTGGAATCTGCAAAG GATGCCTTTTTTGAGTGCACTGCCACGATTGATGATGTGGTTCATGGATCTGCTTGGTACTATATTGCATGCACTGGGTGTCATAGTAAGGCTACCAAAGGCGCAAATTCATTGATTTGCACGAACCCAAGATGTGTGAAGGATACCACAGCTGGAGTTGCACA GTACCGTGCAAAGATTTCGGTCTATGACAGCAGTGAACAAGGTTTCTTTGTCCTGCTTGGTGATGCTGGTTTTCAGTTGACTGGGAGGCATGCATCTGAGTTGGTCAGCAGCTACTTTGAG GCCAATAAAGACAAAGGTCCTGACCATGAAGTGCCTGTCCCGGAAGCTCTGATCAGCATAGTCGGACAGACCCATAAGTTCTGTGTAAAAGTTACAGACCACAACTTCTCTGGCAACACCCGAGCAATCACTGTGACCAAGATCCTCCCTCCGGAGACATCATCACCCACAAAAGGCTCCGTTGATAACGCTATTGCTGCAACATCCATGGAAGCAGTGCAGACTGGAAGTGAAGTGTGTGGGCCTTCAAAAAGCCGTGGAGATTCTGCAGATGAAGAGAGTAAGAGAACGTTTGACAGTGTTGATCCAGAGAAAGTCAAACGGGCAAGGTGTGAGAAATAA
- the LOC106434786 gene encoding uncharacterized protein LOC106434786 — protein MYVTRGLSEYRKTPSELKKPPPEGPNSGVLVIQDEESLTTCCFGLCNETLFRGLPFPQNAALTVIHNYGSHRDNVRRDPAVFIPVLGLPLSSNRYYTYERCGYYSRESSTSTEKEVERVTCCFCIKFNHVHMYKKPQPDPYDIHRQVVITTTSAPSCSYYQAKPVDPNAILPAFLMQSWVIENSTSTLRDFGLTDDAKGLNVELRSKLPGLDMSVVVGKWYVPFLFVKEGDIIDQVKISMYYNMTLQQRWEEVFFYENVRNEDCIQVVVDVNLEAQVIKVEGQKINIGTTYLDAKGIVWFQVFDHEGKNKKIGLRSMIVERMESVEENFGWKKIDGNLLTVKKLDRFECGSSHWKSYKCYVLVESFELKRMDGSLVLTYEFSHADKLRTIQY, from the exons ATGTATGTAACAAGGGGTTTATCAGAGTACCGGAAAACCCCGTCGGAGCTCAAGAAGCCACCACCTGAAGGACCAAACTCCGGCGTGCTTGTGATTCAAGACGAAGAATCGTTGACCACTTGTTGCTTTGGTTTGTGCAACGAAACTCTCTTCAGAGGATTACCGTTTCCACAAAACGCAGCGTTGACCGTTATACACAACTACGGTTCGCATAGAGACAACGTTCGTCGTGATCCGGCTGTGTTCATACCTGTTCTTGGTCTTCCTCTATCTTCTAATCGTTACTACACTTATGAACGGTGCGGGTATTATTCGAG AGAATCATCTACTAGCACTGAAAAAGAGGTGGAGAGAGTAACATGCTGCTTCTGCATCAAATTCAATCATGTTCATATGTATAAGAAGCCACAACCAGATCCTTATGACATTCACCGGCAAGTTGTGATCACAACTACATCAGCGCCTTCCTGTTCTTACTATCAGGCAAAGCCCGTTGATCCTAATGCTATACTTCCTGCATTCCTTATGCAGAGCTGGGTGATAGAAAACTCGACTTCAACCCTACGAGACTTTGGTCTCACAGATGATGCTAAAGGTCTAAATGTGGAGCTTCGTTCTAAGCTTCCTGGTCTTGATATGAGCGTTGTTGTAGGGAAATGGTATGTCCCTTTCTTGTTTGTGAAGGAAGGAGACATAATAGATCAAGTGAAGATATCAATGTATTACAACATGACCCTTCAGCAAAGATGGGAAGAGGTTTTCTTCTATGAGAATGTTCGCAATGAAGATTGTATTCAGGTTGTCGTTGATGTGAATCTTGAAGCTCAAGTGATTAAAGTAGAGGGACAAAAGATTAATATAGGAACAACATATTTGGATGCTAAAGGGATTGTTTGGTTCCAAGTTTTTGATCATGAAGGAAAAAACAAGAAGATAGGTTTAAGGTCTATGATTGTTGAGAGGATGGAAAGCGTAGAGGAGAACTTTGGATGGAAGAAGATAGATGGAAACCTATTGACGGTTAAGAAATTGGATCGATTTGAATGTGGTTCATCACATTGGAAGAGTTATAAATGTTATGTATTGGTAGAGAGCTTTGAGCTGAAGAGAATGGATGGGAGTTTGGTGTTGACATATGAGTTTAGCCATGCTGATAAATTGAGGACTATCCAATACTGA
- the LOC106413598 gene encoding uncharacterized protein LOC106413598, whose translation MQESAIKILESKDSDAEIRESSISRIAVEGYDTSLRREDVDDALREHFASCGNIIHVYVPIDENSGTLCRYALIYVNEEDEEKALRLNGSDMGGRILQIQSYAFHQNHLNEVLDQMKEGRLYRPQHTIMVTGCDNFLPVNVIEKELEKYFSAIGSFVYRDETASGAIITPARVYVRGQEGVEKALERSGRSVGGLNFAVTVVDPLPKITPTIGYMHPHNFTVVPKELIENPNIYYVFEENHKKKTETTAGNQQKKKSKTTERNQKKKNKKKEKKSKTREAYQMKKKSETREGNQKMKGVEISF comes from the exons ATGCAGGAATCCGCCATCAAA ATTCTGGAATCGAAGGATAGTGATGCAGAGATTCGAGAAAGCAG CATTAGCAGGATTGCGGTGGAGGGATACGACACCTCTCTTCGTAGGGAAGATGTCGATGATGCTTTGAGAGAACACTTCGCTTCATGTGGAAACATAATACATGTGTATGTTCCCATAGACGAGAATAGTGGTACCCTCTGCAG ATATGCCTTAATTTATgttaatgaagaagatgaagaaaaggCGCTGAGGCTTAATGGAAGTGACATGGGAGGACGGATTTTACAAATTCAGTCTTACGCGTTTCACCAAAATCACCTTAATGAGGTCTTGGACCAGATGAAAGAAGGCCGACTCTATCGGCCACAACACAC GATCATGGTTACGGGTTGTGACAATTTCCTTCCTGTCAATGTTATCGAGAAGGAGCTAGAGAAATATTTCTCTGCAATCGGCTCTTTTGTTTACCGAGACGAAACCGCTTCTGGTGCTATCATAAc cccAGCCAGAGTTTATGTCCGTGGACAAGAGGGTGTAGAAAAGGCGCTGGAACGTAGTGGACGTTCTGTAGGAGGTTTGAATTTTGCAGTTACTGTGGTTGATCCACTTCCAAAAATAACACCCACGATTGGCTACATGCACCCAC ATAACTTTACTGTCGTGCCAAAGGAGCTGATAGaaaatccaaatatatattACGTCTTTGAGGaaaatcataagaagaagacTGAGACTACGGCGGGAAATCAGCAGAAGAAAAAGAGCAAGACTACGGAGagaaatcagaagaagaagaataagaagaaggagaagaagagcaagaccAGGGAGGCATaccagatgaagaagaagagtgagacTAGGGAGGGAAATCAGAAGATGAAGGGAGTAGAAATCTCTTTCTGA
- the LOC125578589 gene encoding trihelix transcription factor GT-1-like isoform X1, protein MFVSDKPRPIDFYKDDNTTTARDNMIIDVPTNTPGRDLHPHHNHHHHHLQPQQILLGESSGEDHEVKAPKKRAETWVQDETRSLIMFRRGMDGLFNTSKSNKHLWEQISAKMREKGFDRSPTMCTDKWRNLLKEFKKAKHHDRGNRSAKMSYYKEIEEILRERSKKVTATGQYSKSSNATPTAKVDSFMQFTDKGFDDPSISFGSVEANGRPALNLERRLDHDGHPLAIATVDAVAANGVPPWNWRETPGNGGDSHGQPFGGRVITVKFGDYTRRIGVDGSTEAIKDTIRSAFGLRTRRAFWLEDEDQVVRCLDRDMPLGNYLLHVDDGKIHHIPICFYTQIRLLSCQYPKLNCTGLAIRVCHYDESNQLPVHTEEKVFYTEEDYRDFLARRGWTCLQFDGFRNIENMDDLQPGAVYRGVR, encoded by the exons ATGTTCGTTTCCGACAAGCCTCGTCCTATCGATTTCTACAAAGACGATAACACCACCACCGCACGCGACAACATGATCATCGACGTCCCCACCAACACACCAGGAAGAGATCTACATCCCCACCACAACCATCATCACCACCATCTCCAGCCGCAACAGATTCTCCTCGGAGAAAGCAGCGGCGAGGACCACGAAGTGAAAGCCCCCAAGAAACGAGCGGAGACATGGGTCCAAGACGAGACTCGCTCCCTGATCATGTTCCGCCGAGGCATGGACGGACTCTTCAACACCTCTAAGTCCAACAAGCACCTCTGGGAGCAGATCTCCGCCAAGATGCGGGAGAAAGGCTTCGATCGGTCTCCGACCATGTGCACCGACAAGTGGAGGAATCTGTTGAAGGAGTTCAAGAAGGCCAAGCATCATGACAGAGGGAATAGATCGGCGAAGATGTCGTATTACAAGGAGATTGAAGAGATTCTTAGGGAGAGGAGCAAGAAAGTGACGGCGACGGGGCAGTACAGCAAGAGCTCTAATGCAACGCCCACTGCTAAAGTTGATTCCTTTATGCAATTTACTGATAAAG GTTTTGATGATCCGAGCATCTCTTTTGGATCTGTTGAAG cTAATGGAAGGCCAGCGTTAAACCTTGAAAGGCGTCTTGATCATGATGGTCATCCTCTTGCGATCGCTACAGTTGATGCTGTTGCAGCAAATGGAGTTCCTCCTTGGAATTGGAGAGAGACTCCTGGAAACG GTGGGGATTCTCATGGTCAGCCTTTTGGTGGGAGGGTCATAACTGTTAAATTTGGCGACTATACAAGAAGAATCGGCGTTGATGGTAGCACTGAAGCAATCAAAGACACTATCAGATCCGCTTTTGGGTTAAGAACACGACGGGCTTTTTGGTTAGAGGATGAAGACCAGGTTGTTCGTTGTCTTGATCGAGACATGCCCTTAGGGAACTATCTACTTCATGTGGATGATGGTAAGATTCACCACATTCCCATCTGTTTCTACACCCAAATACGGTTACTGAGTTGTCAATATCCAAAACTTAATTGTACAGGACTAGCTATTAGAGTTTGCCATTATGATGAATCCAACCAGTTACCAGTCCATACAGAAGAGAAAGTCTTCTACACGGAAGAAGACTACCGTGATTTTCTAGCTAGACGGGGATGGACATGTCTGCAGTTTGATGGTTTTAGGAACATAGAAAACATGGATGATCTTCAACCAGGTGCTGTGTACAGAGGAGTGAGATGA